From Senegalia massiliensis, a single genomic window includes:
- a CDS encoding manganese efflux pump MntP family protein — protein MQVLNIIIISIALALDASGIAFSIGIDRRLKRYDKLFFIFSFGFFQFLLAFLGGYFGCLFNIYVFKLSSMMGGIIIILVGIFMIKESLDNNTKLVKFTFIIKIALSISVSIDAFVVGFSTFNSINSMFIIFDYSIIIGLITTLMTSIAFNISKKLSKINFIKKYADLSSGTILILFGLKMILF, from the coding sequence TTGCAAGTATTAAATATTATAATAATCTCTATAGCATTGGCACTTGATGCATCTGGTATAGCTTTTTCTATAGGTATAGATAGAAGACTAAAGAGATATGATAAACTTTTCTTTATATTTAGTTTTGGTTTTTTTCAATTTCTTTTAGCATTTTTAGGAGGTTATTTTGGATGTCTATTTAATATTTATGTATTTAAACTTTCTTCTATGATGGGAGGAATAATTATAATATTAGTGGGAATTTTTATGATAAAAGAAAGTTTAGATAACAATACTAAATTAGTAAAGTTTACTTTTATAATAAAAATTGCTCTAAGTATTTCTGTAAGTATAGATGCTTTTGTTGTAGGGTTTTCAACTTTTAACTCTATAAATTCTATGTTTATTATATTTGATTATTCAATAATTATTGGTTTAATTACAACTTTAATGACTAGTATAGCTTTTAATATTAGTAAAAAATTATCTAAAATAAATTTTATTAAAAAATATGCTGACCTATCTTCAGGAACAATTTTAATATTATTTGGACTTAAAATGATTTTATTTTAA
- the ribE gene encoding riboflavin synthase, which yields MFTGLIEEIGIVDKIVKGINSSQITVKAQKVLEGIHLGDSISTNGVCLTVVDFGKNTFTIDVMPETMRRSNLKDLNSGSRVNLERAMKLGDRFGGHIVSGHIDGVGIIKGIEEEDNATWVSIESTYEVMKYIINKGSIAIDGTSLTVALVDDNIFKVSIIPLTKEETILLSKKVGNEVNLEFDMVGKYIERFMTFEKLDQPKSLIDINFLKENGFV from the coding sequence ATGTTTACAGGACTTATAGAAGAAATAGGAATAGTTGATAAGATTGTAAAGGGTATTAATTCATCTCAAATAACTGTTAAAGCACAGAAAGTTTTAGAGGGAATACATCTAGGTGATAGCATAAGTACTAATGGAGTATGTCTTACAGTTGTAGATTTTGGTAAAAACACCTTCACTATAGATGTTATGCCTGAAACAATGAGACGTAGTAATTTAAAAGATTTAAATTCTGGAAGTAGAGTTAATCTTGAAAGAGCAATGAAATTAGGAGATAGATTTGGAGGACATATTGTATCTGGACATATAGATGGAGTAGGTATTATTAAAGGTATAGAAGAAGAAGATAATGCTACTTGGGTATCTATAGAATCTACTTATGAAGTTATGAAGTATATCATTAATAAAGGTTCTATAGCTATTGATGGAACTAGTTTAACAGTAGCTTTAGTAGATGATAATATTTTCAAAGTTTCAATTATACCATTAACTAAAGAGGAAACTATATTATTAAGTAAAAAAGTGGGAAACGAAGTAAATTTAGAATTTGATATGGTTGGAAAATATATTGAAAGATTTATGACATTTGAAAAATTGGATCAACCAAAAAGTTTAATAGATATAAATTTTTTAAAAGAAAATGGATTTGTATAA
- a CDS encoding double-cubane-cluster-containing anaerobic reductase, which translates to MADYRELWDSLDMDLEKHDQLCEVLPEFYGDIYMTQENRAEGMNYFNFVVSEIHGLRIKELNEHRKDGGKVFGSFCVFVPDEVIMAADGIGVGLCGGSDFWVPDGEKVLPRNMCPLIKASVGAKLSGTCPYFQSADMLVGETTCDGKKKAWEILGEYTPMHVMDLPQMKREKDYDHFKEEINIFKEKVEDLTGNKVTLESLKEKIKLVNDKRRVLQRLYDARKSEKLPISGKDALLITQVAFYDDPNRFIEKTNELCDELEERIEKNISVFKDDTPRILLTGTPMAIPNWKMHHLIETSGGAVVCEEACTGTKYFERLVDENITDLDSGLKALSDRYMGINCACFSPNEGRIEDIIRLYKEYNADGVIYNSLPFCHTYAIEYKKVKDALDKEGIPVMMIESDYSMQDAGQINTRLEAFFEMISMNKELAI; encoded by the coding sequence ATGGCAGATTACAGAGAACTATGGGATTCATTAGATATGGATTTAGAAAAGCATGATCAATTATGTGAAGTATTGCCAGAATTTTATGGGGATATTTACATGACACAAGAAAATAGAGCAGAAGGTATGAATTATTTTAATTTTGTAGTATCTGAAATTCATGGTCTAAGAATAAAAGAGTTGAATGAGCATAGAAAAGATGGAGGAAAAGTTTTCGGAAGTTTTTGTGTGTTTGTTCCAGATGAGGTTATAATGGCTGCAGATGGGATAGGAGTTGGATTATGTGGTGGGTCTGATTTTTGGGTTCCTGATGGTGAAAAGGTTTTACCAAGAAATATGTGTCCTCTTATAAAAGCTTCAGTAGGTGCTAAATTAAGTGGAACATGTCCATATTTTCAATCTGCTGATATGCTTGTAGGTGAGACTACTTGTGATGGCAAGAAAAAAGCTTGGGAAATACTAGGTGAATATACACCAATGCATGTCATGGATTTACCACAAATGAAAAGAGAAAAAGATTATGACCATTTTAAAGAAGAAATAAATATTTTTAAGGAAAAAGTTGAGGATTTAACTGGAAATAAAGTTACTTTGGAAAGTTTAAAAGAAAAAATAAAACTTGTTAATGATAAAAGAAGAGTATTACAAAGATTATATGATGCAAGAAAGTCAGAAAAACTACCTATTAGTGGTAAGGATGCTCTTTTAATAACTCAAGTAGCTTTTTATGATGATCCAAATAGATTCATAGAAAAAACAAATGAACTTTGTGATGAATTAGAAGAAAGAATAGAGAAAAATATATCAGTATTTAAAGATGATACTCCAAGAATATTACTTACAGGTACACCAATGGCTATACCAAACTGGAAGATGCATCATTTAATTGAAACTAGTGGGGGAGCAGTAGTTTGTGAAGAGGCATGTACTGGTACAAAATATTTTGAAAGACTTGTAGATGAGAATATAACAGATTTAGATAGTGGACTTAAAGCACTTTCAGATAGATATATGGGGATAAATTGTGCATGTTTTAGCCCAAATGAAGGCAGAATAGAAGATATTATTAGATTATATAAAGAATATAATGCAGATGGAGTAATATATAATTCTCTTCCTTTCTGTCATACTTATGCTATTGAATATAAAAAGGTTAAAGATGCATTAGATAAAGAAGGTATACCAGTAATGATGATAGAAAGTGACTATAGTATGCAAGATGCAGGTCAGATTAATACTAGACTTGAGGCTTTCTTTGAAATGATAAGTATGAATAAAGAGTTAGCGATATAA
- the rbr gene encoding rubrerythrin — translation MSSLKGTKTEQNLLKAFAGESQARNRYTMFAKQAKKEGYEQISDFFLQTAENEYQHAKIFFGFLEGGDVEITATYPAGKVGTTAENLKSAADGEHEEFIAIYPEFAKIAEEEGFKKIAIAFKSIAEIEKDHEERYLKLYDNVKEELVFKKENEQSWYCRKCGHVHVGEKSPKMCPVCKHEEAYFEIKQSNY, via the coding sequence ATGTCAAGTTTAAAAGGAACTAAAACAGAACAAAATTTACTAAAAGCATTTGCTGGAGAATCTCAAGCAAGAAATCGTTACACAATGTTTGCAAAACAAGCAAAAAAAGAAGGGTATGAACAAATATCAGACTTCTTTTTACAAACAGCAGAAAATGAATATCAACATGCAAAAATATTCTTTGGATTTTTAGAAGGTGGAGATGTTGAAATCACTGCTACATATCCAGCAGGTAAGGTAGGTACTACTGCTGAAAACTTAAAATCTGCTGCAGATGGAGAACATGAAGAGTTTATTGCTATATATCCTGAATTTGCAAAAATAGCTGAAGAAGAAGGGTTTAAAAAGATAGCAATTGCATTTAAATCAATAGCAGAAATAGAAAAAGATCATGAAGAACGTTATTTAAAACTTTACGATAATGTTAAAGAAGAATTAGTTTTCAAAAAAGAAAATGAGCAAAGCTGGTATTGTCGTAAATGTGGGCATGTACATGTAGGAGAAAAATCTCCAAAAATGTGTCCAGTTTGTAAACATGAAGAAGCATATTTTGAAATAAAACAATCAAATTATTAA
- a CDS encoding acyl-CoA dehydratase activase: MYSIGIDTGSVATKAVLYNGNIIDTLIIPTGWSPKSSSKNAFEILIDRNNLCKDDISKIIGTGYGRISMDFADKTITEISCHAKGAYSLNSNIRTILDIGGQDSKVISLDSNGNVVNFIMNDKCAAGTGKFLEVTLNNLGIDVDDIDDFCRNEKPVNISSMCTVFAESEIISLLAQGKPKEQIATGILYSIADKACSLLNRVNINEKIAFTGGVAKSKNLKNILETKLKQRIFSTEDTQIIGALGAAVIGWNLHKKR; this comes from the coding sequence TTGTATAGTATAGGGATAGATACTGGTTCTGTGGCTACAAAGGCTGTATTATATAATGGCAATATAATAGATACATTAATAATACCTACTGGATGGAGTCCTAAATCATCATCAAAAAATGCATTTGAAATACTGATTGATAGAAATAATCTTTGTAAAGATGATATTTCTAAAATAATCGGGACAGGCTATGGTAGAATTTCCATGGATTTTGCTGACAAAACTATAACTGAAATAAGCTGTCATGCTAAAGGAGCATATAGTTTAAATTCTAATATCAGAACAATATTGGATATTGGAGGACAAGATAGTAAAGTTATAAGTTTAGACTCCAATGGAAACGTAGTAAATTTCATAATGAATGATAAATGTGCAGCAGGTACAGGGAAATTTCTTGAAGTGACTTTGAATAATTTGGGAATAGATGTAGATGATATTGATGACTTTTGTAGAAATGAAAAACCTGTCAATATAAGTAGTATGTGTACTGTTTTTGCTGAATCAGAAATAATAAGTCTTTTAGCTCAAGGTAAACCAAAAGAACAAATAGCCACTGGAATACTTTATTCTATTGCTGATAAAGCATGTTCTTTATTAAATAGAGTTAATATTAATGAGAAAATTGCATTTACTGGTGGAGTTGCAAAAAGTAAAAATCTTAAAAATATATTAGAAACTAAATTAAAACAAAGAATATTTTCAACAGAAGATACACAAATAATTGGAGCTTTAGGAGCAGCAGTTATAGGTTGGAATTTACATAAAAAAAGATAG
- the ribE gene encoding 6,7-dimethyl-8-ribityllumazine synthase: MKTYEGNLIAKGLKFSIVVGRFNEFIGSKLLSGAIDAFKRHGVEEEDIEIIWVPGAFEMPLVAKKLTKSEKYDGVICIGAVIRGATPHFDYVSSEVSKGIANVSLETELPVIFGVLTTDTIEQAIERAGTKAGNKGAEAAITAIEMANLLREI; encoded by the coding sequence ATGAAAACATACGAAGGAAATTTAATTGCTAAAGGGTTAAAATTCTCTATAGTAGTAGGAAGATTTAATGAGTTTATAGGAAGTAAATTATTGTCTGGAGCTATAGATGCTTTTAAACGTCATGGGGTTGAAGAAGAAGATATTGAAATTATTTGGGTACCTGGAGCATTTGAAATGCCTTTAGTGGCTAAAAAATTGACTAAGTCAGAAAAATATGATGGTGTAATATGTATAGGTGCTGTTATTAGAGGAGCTACACCACATTTTGATTATGTATCAAGTGAAGTTTCAAAAGGAATTGCAAATGTATCTTTAGAAACAGAACTTCCAGTTATATTTGGAGTACTTACAACTGATACTATTGAGCAAGCTATAGAAAGGGCAGGGACAAAAGCAGGAAATAAAGGGGCTGAAGCAGCTATTACAGCAATAGAGATGGCAAATTTATTAAGAGAAATATAG
- a CDS encoding metal-dependent transcriptional regulator has protein sequence MLSPSLEDYLEEVYRLSLKEKDIRNKDIADTLNVSMPSVVKGLKKLKELNYIKYEPYEKIEVLEKGERKGKFLVERNRILREFVDIIGSSCDEKAEAEAMEHYLCIDTIRSIEKLVSFFMTYPEIREKFNIYNVSSILDEDDLEYR, from the coding sequence ATGTTGTCACCTAGTTTAGAGGACTATTTAGAAGAAGTGTATAGATTATCATTAAAAGAAAAAGATATTAGAAATAAGGATATTGCTGATACATTAAATGTATCTATGCCTTCAGTTGTTAAGGGACTGAAAAAACTAAAAGAGCTAAATTATATAAAATATGAACCTTATGAAAAAATTGAAGTATTAGAAAAAGGAGAGAGAAAAGGAAAATTTTTAGTTGAAAGAAATAGAATTCTAAGAGAATTTGTGGATATTATAGGTTCTTCATGTGATGAAAAAGCAGAAGCAGAAGCAATGGAGCATTACTTGTGTATTGATACAATAAGATCAATAGAAAAATTAGTTAGTTTTTTTATGACATATCCAGAAATAAGAGAAAAATTCAATATCTATAATGTTAGTAGTATTTTGGATGAAGATGATTTAGAGTATAGATAA
- a CDS encoding YbaN family protein, whose translation MKKIILIIIGSLSLIFGTIGIILPVLPTTPFLLLSLACFVKSSDRLYKFILNNKYLAPYVSDYIKGNGIPLKAKKRAILLIWLTIGFSVIFVLDKLILRIMLLTIASTVSIYIWTRETPRLKSIEKELTNM comes from the coding sequence ATGAAAAAAATAATTTTAATTATAATAGGAAGCTTAAGTTTGATATTTGGAACAATAGGAATAATATTACCAGTACTTCCTACTACTCCTTTTTTACTATTATCTTTAGCTTGTTTTGTAAAAAGTAGTGATAGATTATATAAGTTTATATTAAATAACAAATATTTAGCTCCATATGTATCTGACTATATAAAAGGTAATGGGATACCTTTAAAAGCTAAAAAAAGAGCAATACTTTTAATCTGGCTTACAATAGGATTTTCTGTGATATTTGTTTTGGATAAACTGATACTTAGGATTATGTTACTTACCATAGCAAGTACAGTAAGCATATATATATGGACAAGGGAAACTCCTAGACTAAAAAGCATAGAAAAAGAATTGACTAATATGTAA
- a CDS encoding DUF3343 domain-containing protein yields the protein MRKQTYILFPSHSDGLALEKKLKEKSIKYIISPTPRSLSKCCGISIIIDPELRHLIEEIIEENKDIEVSGIHTIEKKSRNWFK from the coding sequence TTGAGAAAACAAACTTATATACTTTTTCCTTCACATAGTGATGGTTTAGCACTCGAGAAAAAATTAAAAGAGAAATCTATAAAATATATTATTTCACCTACTCCTAGAAGTTTAAGTAAATGTTGTGGTATATCTATAATTATAGATCCAGAATTACGACATTTAATAGAAGAAATTATAGAAGAAAATAAGGATATAGAAGTAAGTGGGATTCATACTATAGAGAAAAAGTCTAGAAATTGGTTTAAATAG
- the galE gene encoding UDP-glucose 4-epimerase GalE — MKVLVTGGAGYIGSHTVVELLNDGYEVVIVDNYSNSKPEVLKRIKELTNKDFDFYEVDLLDRENLEKVFQENEISSVIHFAGLKAVGESVEIPLKYYHNNITGTLILCELMDKYDVKNMVFSSSATVYGMNNESPLTEDLPLSTTNPYGSTKLMIEQILRDVYVSDKDWSISLLRYFNPIGAHESGRIGEDPTGIPNNLMPYITQVAVGKREKLSIFGNDYNTHDGTGVRDYIHVVDLAKGHIKALEKALNTTGVDAYNLGTGKGYSVLDVVKNFEKATGAKIPYDIKDRRAGDIATCFADPQKAKKELDWSSEKSLEDMCRDSWRWQSENPKGYEEK, encoded by the coding sequence ATGAAAGTATTAGTAACAGGAGGAGCAGGTTATATAGGAAGCCATACAGTTGTTGAGTTATTAAATGATGGTTATGAAGTTGTAATAGTAGACAATTATTCTAATAGCAAACCTGAAGTTTTAAAGAGAATTAAAGAACTTACAAATAAAGATTTTGATTTTTATGAAGTAGATTTATTAGATAGAGAAAATTTAGAAAAGGTATTTCAGGAAAATGAAATAAGTTCAGTAATTCATTTTGCAGGACTTAAAGCAGTAGGAGAATCAGTAGAAATACCATTAAAATATTATCATAACAATATAACAGGAACTCTTATTCTTTGTGAACTTATGGATAAATATGATGTGAAAAACATGGTATTTAGCTCATCAGCTACAGTATATGGTATGAATAATGAATCTCCTTTAACAGAAGATTTACCACTTAGTACAACAAATCCATATGGTAGTACAAAACTAATGATAGAACAAATATTAAGGGATGTTTATGTATCAGATAAAGATTGGAGCATATCTCTTCTTAGATACTTCAATCCAATAGGAGCTCATGAATCTGGTAGAATAGGTGAAGATCCAACTGGAATACCAAATAATTTGATGCCTTATATTACTCAGGTTGCAGTAGGTAAAAGAGAAAAATTATCCATTTTTGGTAATGATTACAATACTCATGATGGAACAGGAGTAAGAGATTATATACATGTAGTAGATTTAGCCAAAGGCCATATAAAAGCACTTGAAAAAGCATTAAATACAACAGGAGTAGATGCATATAATTTAGGTACAGGAAAGGGATATAGTGTACTTGATGTAGTAAAGAATTTTGAAAAGGCTACAGGAGCAAAAATTCCTTATGATATTAAAGATAGAAGAGCAGGAGATATTGCAACTTGTTTTGCAGATCCACAAAAGGCAAAAAAAGAATTAGATTGGTCTAGTGAAAAGTCATTAGAAGATATGTGTAGGGATTCATGGAGATGGCAAAGTGAAAATCCTAAGGGATATGAAGAGAAGTAA
- a CDS encoding bifunctional 3,4-dihydroxy-2-butanone-4-phosphate synthase/GTP cyclohydrolase II has product MYKFNTIEEAIEDIKAGKMIVVVDDENRENEGDLLMAAEKATAEEINFMAKYGRGLICTPMTKERVNELDIYPMVSVNTDPKETAFTVSVDSTETTTGISAEERAMTVQKLIDTTAISNDFNRPGHIFPLVAKEGGVLKRAGHTEAAVDLAKLANLYPAGVICEIMNEDGTMARVPELMEYVKEHNLKIITIADLIKYRRKNESLIERASEAFMPTKYGEFKIVGYVNKLNREHHVALVKGDVSDEKPVLVRVHSECLTGDAFGSLRCDCGDQFAAAMKNIEQEGRGILLYMRQEGRGIGLINKIKAYALQDKGMDTVEANIALGFPEDMRDYGIGAQILSDLGVRKVKLMTNNPKKLSGISGYGIEVVERVPIQMNHNERNEYYLKTKKKKMGHMLNFKEEK; this is encoded by the coding sequence ATGTATAAATTTAATACAATAGAAGAAGCAATTGAAGATATTAAAGCTGGGAAAATGATTGTAGTAGTAGATGATGAAAATAGGGAAAATGAAGGGGACTTATTAATGGCAGCTGAAAAAGCAACTGCTGAGGAGATAAACTTCATGGCTAAATATGGTAGAGGGCTTATATGTACTCCTATGACAAAAGAAAGAGTTAATGAGTTAGATATTTATCCAATGGTATCTGTAAATACGGATCCAAAGGAAACAGCTTTTACAGTATCTGTTGACTCTACAGAAACTACCACTGGTATTTCAGCAGAAGAAAGAGCCATGACAGTTCAAAAATTAATAGATACTACTGCAATATCAAATGATTTTAATAGGCCAGGACATATATTCCCTTTAGTAGCAAAAGAAGGTGGTGTATTAAAAAGAGCAGGTCATACAGAAGCAGCAGTAGATTTAGCAAAGTTAGCTAATTTATATCCTGCAGGTGTTATATGTGAAATTATGAATGAAGATGGAACAATGGCTAGGGTACCTGAACTTATGGAATATGTAAAAGAACATAATTTAAAAATAATAACTATAGCAGACTTAATTAAATATAGAAGAAAAAATGAATCTTTAATAGAAAGAGCATCAGAGGCTTTTATGCCTACTAAATATGGAGAATTTAAAATAGTAGGATATGTTAACAAATTAAATAGAGAACATCATGTAGCTCTAGTTAAAGGAGATGTATCTGATGAAAAGCCAGTATTAGTAAGAGTACATTCAGAATGTTTAACAGGAGATGCCTTTGGTTCTCTTAGATGTGACTGTGGAGATCAATTTGCTGCAGCTATGAAAAATATTGAACAAGAAGGAAGAGGAATATTACTTTATATGCGTCAAGAAGGAAGAGGAATTGGTCTGATAAATAAGATTAAAGCTTATGCTCTACAAGATAAAGGAATGGATACAGTAGAAGCTAATATAGCTCTTGGTTTTCCAGAAGATATGAGAGATTATGGTATTGGTGCTCAAATATTATCTGATTTAGGTGTAAGAAAGGTAAAGCTTATGACTAATAATCCTAAAAAATTATCAGGAATTTCAGGATATGGAATAGAAGTTGTAGAAAGAGTACCTATTCAGATGAATCATAATGAAAGAAATGAATATTATTTAAAAACTAAAAAGAAAAAAATGGGGCACATGCTAAATTTTAAGGAGGAAAAGTAA
- a CDS encoding HAD family hydrolase encodes MFENIKTIFLDYDGTIHNSIKIYGPAFRKAYNYLVNIGEAPEKKWNDEEISYWLGFSSKAMWEEFMPDIDTDIRDKASKIIGREMVSQINSRKAVLYPHAIETLRYLKAKGYNLVFLSNCSIGYRDKAKEIFGLNSYFVEMACSEEYDYISKHEILAKLKKKYPIDMVMIGDRFQDIEAGKKNNILTIGCNYGFHKLGELDEADIRIDSIKQLKYIL; translated from the coding sequence ATGTTTGAAAATATAAAAACAATATTTTTAGATTATGATGGAACTATTCATAATAGTATAAAGATTTATGGACCTGCCTTTAGAAAAGCTTATAATTATCTAGTTAATATAGGTGAAGCTCCGGAGAAAAAATGGAATGATGAAGAAATTTCATATTGGCTAGGATTTAGTAGCAAAGCAATGTGGGAAGAATTTATGCCAGATATTGATACAGATATTAGAGATAAAGCAAGTAAAATAATAGGTAGAGAAATGGTTAGTCAAATAAATTCTAGAAAAGCAGTATTATATCCACATGCAATAGAAACTCTTAGGTATTTAAAAGCTAAGGGATATAATTTAGTATTTCTTAGTAACTGTAGTATAGGTTATAGAGATAAGGCAAAAGAAATATTTGGATTAAATAGTTACTTTGTAGAAATGGCTTGTTCTGAAGAATATGATTACATTTCTAAACATGAAATTTTAGCTAAATTAAAGAAGAAATATCCTATAGATATGGTTATGATAGGAGATAGATTTCAGGATATAGAAGCAGGAAAGAAAAATAATATTTTAACTATAGGTTGTAATTATGGATTTCATAAACTTGGTGAATTAGATGAAGCTGATATTAGAATAGATAGTATAAAACAACTAAAATATATATTATAA
- a CDS encoding alpha/beta-type small acid-soluble spore protein, with amino-acid sequence MARNTSNKLVVPEARQALNQMKAEIASELGMANYESMDKGNLTARDNGYVGGYMTKKLVEQAQRNMSGK; translated from the coding sequence ATGGCTAGAAACACTTCAAACAAATTAGTAGTACCTGAAGCTCGTCAAGCTCTTAATCAAATGAAAGCTGAGATAGCTAGTGAATTAGGTATGGCTAACTATGAATCTATGGATAAAGGTAACTTAACAGCTAGAGATAATGGTTATGTTGGCGGATATATGACTAAGAAATTAGTTGAGCAAGCTCAAAGAAACATGAGTGGAAAATAA
- a CDS encoding Fur family transcriptional regulator, which yields MEISTSDYLKEHGIKPSLQRIKIYEYLSKNKNHPTVEKIYNDLIKEMPTLSKTTVYNTFSLFMKNNIATMITIEENETRYDADTKFHGHFKCTDCGEVYDFEIEDIKLQDGTLKGFQIDEKHLYFKGKCKSCL from the coding sequence ATGGAGATTAGTACAAGTGATTATTTAAAAGAACACGGTATAAAACCTTCACTACAACGCATAAAAATATATGAATATTTATCAAAAAATAAAAACCATCCAACTGTAGAAAAGATATATAATGATTTGATAAAAGAAATGCCTACATTATCTAAAACAACAGTATATAATACATTTAGTTTATTTATGAAAAATAATATTGCTACAATGATTACAATAGAAGAGAATGAAACAAGATATGATGCTGATACTAAATTTCATGGACATTTTAAATGTACTGATTGTGGAGAAGTGTATGACTTTGAAATAGAAGATATAAAATTACAAGACGGGACTTTAAAAGGGTTTCAAATTGATGAAAAGCATTTATACTTTAAAGGTAAATGTAAAAGTTGTCTTTAA
- the ribD gene encoding bifunctional diaminohydroxyphosphoribosylaminopyrimidine deaminase/5-amino-6-(5-phosphoribosylamino)uracil reductase RibD, with translation MEIKYMKRAIEISKKGEGYTNPNPLVGAVIIKDEKIIGEGYHEFYGGPHAEVNAFNNATEDVKGATMYVTLEPCSHFGKTPPCVNNIVEKGISKVIIGMKDPNPLVSGKGIEILRANGIEVKVGVLQEEIKKVNEIFIKYITQNKPFCILKTAMTLDGKISSYTGDSKWITNEFSRKYVHQIRHKVSAIMVGIGTVLKDNPRLTTRLGDRYLDPIRIIVDTNGRVPLDANVLKIKSKSKTIIATTEKIDNKKIQLIKEKGGEVIITPLKNGKVDLANLMSQLARMKIDSILLEGGSTLNYSALEQGIVDKVLSFIAPKIIGGNNAKTPVGGQGRSYIDDAFILKDMTMSKFNGDILIEGYLRKEDR, from the coding sequence ATGGAGATAAAATATATGAAAAGAGCCATAGAAATTTCTAAAAAGGGTGAAGGATATACTAACCCAAATCCTTTAGTAGGTGCAGTAATAATAAAAGATGAAAAAATAATTGGAGAAGGTTATCATGAATTTTATGGTGGACCTCATGCTGAAGTTAATGCTTTTAATAATGCTACAGAAGATGTGAAGGGAGCTACAATGTATGTTACATTAGAGCCTTGTTCTCACTTTGGAAAAACTCCTCCTTGTGTAAATAACATTGTTGAGAAGGGTATTTCAAAAGTAATTATTGGCATGAAAGATCCTAATCCTTTAGTATCAGGAAAAGGTATTGAAATTTTAAGAGCTAATGGTATAGAGGTTAAAGTAGGAGTTTTACAAGAAGAAATAAAAAAAGTAAATGAAATTTTTATAAAGTATATAACTCAGAATAAGCCATTTTGCATACTTAAAACAGCAATGACTTTAGATGGTAAAATTTCATCATATACTGGAGATTCAAAGTGGATTACTAATGAATTTTCTAGAAAATATGTACATCAAATACGACATAAAGTATCTGCAATTATGGTAGGTATAGGTACTGTGTTAAAGGATAACCCTAGACTTACAACAAGACTTGGTGATAGATATTTAGATCCTATTAGAATAATTGTAGATACAAATGGAAGAGTTCCTTTAGATGCTAATGTATTAAAAATAAAGTCAAAATCAAAAACAATTATAGCTACAACTGAAAAAATTGATAATAAAAAAATACAATTAATTAAAGAAAAAGGTGGAGAAGTTATAATTACTCCATTAAAAAATGGGAAGGTAGATTTAGCTAATTTAATGAGTCAATTAGCTAGAATGAAAATAGACAGTATTTTATTAGAGGGAGGATCTACTCTAAACTATAGTGCATTAGAACAAGGGATTGTAGATAAAGTATTATCCTTCATAGCACCTAAAATAATAGGAGGAAATAATGCTAAAACTCCAGTTGGAGGACAAGGTAGATCCTATATAGATGATGCATTTATTCTAAAAGATATGACTATGTCAAAATTCAATGGAGATATTTTAATTGAAGGTTATTTAAGGAAGGAAGATAGATAA